The Methanococcus voltae nucleotide sequence GATTTAAATACATAAATTTATCTAATTTAAACACGGTTGAGGTGACTATTTATGTTCACAGCTAAAGAAGTAAGCACAGAAGATAAAATTAAAAATATCACATACATGTTAAAAGAAATTATCGAAGATACCACCGTACCAAGAAATATAAGAGCTGCTGCAGATAATGCTAAAGAAGCTTTAAACAATGAAGAAAACGAGTTTATCGTAAGAAGTGCTACAGCAA carries:
- a CDS encoding UPF0147 family protein codes for the protein MFTAKEVSTEDKIKNITYMLKEIIEDTTVPRNIRAAADNAKEALNNEENEFIVRSATAIQYLDDISEDPNMPTHTRTQIWGIVSELETIKND